A portion of the Blastopirellula sediminis genome contains these proteins:
- a CDS encoding response regulator, which yields MSIVTYFIQQCPTCGRRLQVRINDLGRNVSCQHCHAEFTASDPSMSSSQPISALDSVEMALRKAEAFLSARTHHATM from the coding sequence ATGTCGATCGTTACCTACTTTATTCAGCAGTGCCCGACCTGCGGTCGGCGGCTGCAGGTGCGGATAAACGACCTTGGTCGTAACGTCTCTTGCCAACACTGTCACGCCGAGTTCACGGCCAGTGACCCAAGCATGTCCTCCTCGCAGCCGATCTCCGCGCTGGATTCCGTAGAAATGGCCCTTCGCAAAGCCGAGGCCTTTCTCTCCGCCCGGACGCATCACGCGACCATGTAG
- a CDS encoding NIPSNAP family protein: MKSLLFLSAALATFAFASLAHAEETPVYELRIYTTNEGKLDDLNARFRDHTVKLFEKHGMKNMGYWTPTDPALKDNTLIYILQHKSRDAAKKSWAAFSADPDWQKAKAASEENGKIVSKAESVYMNETDFSPHDLENGSNTRLFELRKYTCAEGRLPNLHQRFRDGELDLFTKAGMQHIFYFEPTDTPGLLIYVVAHKDDADAKKSWASFRGDPEWIKMRDASEADGPIVTKVESTMMVPTDYSALK, encoded by the coding sequence ATGAAATCGCTTTTGTTCCTGTCCGCCGCCTTGGCGACCTTCGCTTTCGCCTCCCTCGCCCATGCGGAAGAGACGCCTGTGTACGAACTTCGGATTTATACGACCAACGAAGGTAAGTTGGACGACCTGAACGCCCGCTTTCGCGATCACACCGTGAAGCTGTTCGAGAAGCACGGCATGAAGAACATGGGCTACTGGACGCCGACCGATCCGGCCCTCAAAGACAACACCCTGATCTACATCCTGCAGCACAAGAGCCGCGACGCCGCCAAAAAGAGCTGGGCCGCCTTCAGCGCCGATCCCGATTGGCAAAAGGCGAAGGCCGCTTCGGAAGAAAACGGCAAGATCGTCTCGAAGGCCGAATCGGTCTACATGAACGAAACCGACTTCTCGCCGCATGACCTGGAAAACGGCTCGAACACCCGGTTGTTCGAACTGCGGAAGTACACCTGCGCCGAAGGACGCCTGCCGAACTTGCATCAGCGTTTTCGGGATGGCGAACTCGACCTGTTCACCAAGGCCGGCATGCAGCACATCTTCTACTTTGAACCGACCGACACACCGGGGCTGTTGATCTACGTCGTCGCTCACAAGGATGACGCCGACGCCAAAAAGTCGTGGGCTTCGTTCCGCGGCGATCCGGAATGGATCAAGATGCGCGACGCTTCGGAAGCAGACGGCCCGATCGTCACCAAGGTCGAAAGCACCATGATGGTTCCCACGGACTATTCCGCTTTGAAGTAA
- a CDS encoding bifunctional serine/threonine-protein kinase/formylglycine-generating enzyme family protein produces MDKQEQLQELLAHWNLRRQQGDELSAEELCPEHPELVPELSQLIHDFKLTNRLAAYDDSDDGNLQETVIGSFSPPAETSSLPQSELSLDAFYQRVVDSGLINAPQVHDLRARSSAADARSFAQQLVEEKQLTHFQAKVLLEGGEFPLVLDRYILLDELGAGGMGVVYKALHQEMDRLVALKILPKEAVNSEDKVRRFHREVKTAAKLDHPNIVAAFDADEDKGYHFLVMSLVNANDLSKIVRQQGPLPIAQAVDCIIQAARGLAHAHQLGIIHRDIKPANLLLTNKGKVKILDMGLARIERGDSEQEKSESIELTQTGMVMGTIAYLAPEQAFDTRAADARSDIYSLGCTLYFLLTGRVIYRQDTMMKTLMAHRDGAIPSLCDQRQDVPAELDAVFQKMVAKRPEDRFQSMTDVIAALETLPSGDEAKTSSVAARPGRSTAQRWSWIAAGLLGGVALLAGFLLQLQTPAGTVVLEINQPEIAGAEVLVDGEKKITITTGQEHPRIEITPDENRHDLTVKLAGFQTFTKEFSFATGNEQSIKVRLEPTSPATHTSSNSPDQFAAERKVAEWTTKLGGWVLLESPPQQNATTESQSVLRAPYVTHFDATNSTTKTAKDLPDGDFLVRGVFARSKPVADEDLRRLEELRSLVFLDLGSCPTTDNGMQIISKLTTLRILYLSHTAITDKGFSLISSLTNLESVGLSDTQVTSTGLAALEDLPRLHELSLSGPMFTPEAVDLLKTITPLRELFVYQLTDEHLRQISRLQQLKRITIFWRDNSYSAEGLANLKQALPDCTVNVLQPTSPVAAQIPNSNPTFGNQPPVEAAPLVVPFTAQEAEQQQAAWAKRLGVPVEMENSIGMKFRVIPPGEFLMGSSEVEVAQLLVEGAELPEMFRDMIRSETPQQKQVLPAPIAVGIHEVRRGDFRKFVAATGYQTDAETDGFGGWGLIEGKPVRSPEFLWNNNLGLETQQLEEHPVFNVSKNDAVAFCRWLSDKEGVTYRLPTEAEWEFACRSGTTTRYNMDVRRLNDFFAWGKASSPVGSKQPNNFGLFDMHGNAHEWCEGKEPVFRGGNFGSDPIVCRSASRWPQSTPTYRTYFVGFRIVRTFDPPNAPQTDSTPEPEGSPSVESSDK; encoded by the coding sequence ATGGACAAGCAAGAGCAACTGCAAGAGCTACTCGCGCATTGGAACTTGCGGCGTCAGCAAGGAGACGAGTTGTCGGCCGAAGAGCTTTGCCCGGAGCATCCCGAGCTTGTTCCCGAATTGTCGCAGCTGATCCACGACTTCAAGTTGACCAACCGTCTAGCCGCCTACGACGACTCTGACGATGGCAATCTGCAAGAGACCGTGATCGGCAGTTTTTCGCCGCCTGCCGAGACGTCTTCCCTTCCCCAGTCCGAACTGAGCCTTGACGCTTTCTACCAACGCGTTGTCGATTCGGGGCTGATCAACGCCCCGCAAGTCCACGACCTGCGGGCTCGCAGTTCCGCTGCCGACGCTCGATCCTTCGCCCAGCAGCTTGTCGAAGAGAAACAGCTTACCCACTTTCAGGCGAAGGTCTTGCTCGAAGGGGGAGAATTCCCCTTGGTGCTCGATCGGTACATCCTGTTGGACGAACTTGGGGCCGGCGGCATGGGCGTCGTCTACAAAGCGCTGCATCAGGAGATGGATCGACTGGTCGCTCTCAAGATTTTGCCCAAGGAAGCGGTGAACTCCGAGGACAAGGTTCGGCGTTTCCATCGCGAAGTGAAAACCGCCGCGAAGTTGGACCATCCCAACATCGTCGCCGCGTTTGACGCCGACGAAGACAAGGGTTATCACTTCCTGGTCATGTCGCTGGTCAACGCCAACGATCTCTCCAAAATTGTTCGCCAGCAGGGACCGTTGCCAATCGCGCAAGCGGTCGACTGCATCATCCAAGCCGCCCGCGGCCTTGCCCATGCGCATCAACTCGGGATCATCCATCGAGACATCAAGCCGGCCAACTTACTCCTCACCAACAAGGGAAAAGTCAAAATTCTCGACATGGGCTTGGCCCGGATCGAGAGAGGAGATTCCGAACAGGAAAAAAGCGAGTCGATAGAATTGACGCAGACGGGGATGGTAATGGGTACCATCGCCTATCTCGCCCCAGAGCAAGCGTTCGATACCCGCGCAGCGGACGCTCGCAGCGACATCTACTCGCTCGGCTGCACCCTCTACTTTTTGCTTACCGGCCGCGTGATCTATCGCCAAGACACGATGATGAAGACGCTCATGGCCCACCGGGACGGAGCGATTCCTTCGTTGTGCGACCAACGGCAAGACGTTCCTGCCGAGCTTGATGCGGTCTTCCAAAAAATGGTCGCCAAGCGACCGGAAGATCGATTCCAGAGCATGACCGATGTCATCGCAGCGTTAGAAACCTTGCCGAGCGGAGATGAGGCGAAAACCTCGAGCGTCGCCGCTCGTCCCGGCAGATCGACAGCCCAACGTTGGTCCTGGATCGCCGCCGGATTGCTGGGAGGCGTCGCGTTACTGGCCGGCTTTCTCCTCCAATTGCAGACGCCCGCCGGAACCGTCGTTCTGGAAATCAATCAGCCCGAAATTGCCGGAGCCGAAGTGTTGGTTGACGGCGAGAAGAAGATCACGATCACGACCGGCCAAGAGCATCCACGGATCGAGATCACTCCCGATGAGAATCGCCATGACCTCACGGTGAAGCTCGCTGGTTTCCAGACCTTCACCAAAGAATTCTCATTCGCGACAGGAAACGAGCAGTCAATCAAAGTACGACTAGAACCGACGTCCCCTGCTACGCACACCAGCAGCAATAGCCCGGATCAGTTTGCAGCGGAGCGAAAAGTCGCTGAGTGGACGACGAAACTTGGCGGCTGGGTCTTGCTTGAGTCTCCGCCGCAGCAGAACGCAACAACCGAATCGCAAAGCGTCCTGCGTGCTCCTTACGTAACGCATTTCGATGCGACGAACAGCACCACAAAAACGGCGAAAGACCTTCCTGACGGTGACTTTCTCGTACGTGGCGTCTTCGCCCGATCGAAGCCGGTCGCCGACGAAGATTTACGCCGCCTTGAGGAGTTACGTTCGCTCGTCTTTCTCGATTTGGGAAGTTGCCCGACGACCGACAACGGCATGCAAATCATCAGCAAGCTCACCACATTGAGAATCCTCTACCTTTCGCACACGGCAATTACGGACAAAGGTTTCTCTCTTATCTCCAGTCTTACGAACCTCGAATCGGTGGGCCTTAGCGACACCCAAGTCACTTCCACAGGACTGGCCGCACTCGAAGACCTGCCCCGACTTCACGAACTCAGTCTCTCGGGGCCAATGTTCACCCCTGAGGCCGTCGACCTGTTGAAAACCATCACGCCCCTCCGAGAACTGTTTGTCTATCAATTGACCGACGAACATTTACGGCAGATCAGCCGCCTTCAACAGTTAAAGCGGATCACCATTTTCTGGAGAGACAATTCTTACTCTGCGGAAGGTTTAGCAAACCTCAAGCAGGCGCTTCCGGACTGCACTGTCAACGTGCTCCAACCAACGAGTCCCGTCGCAGCACAAATTCCCAATTCGAATCCCACTTTCGGCAATCAGCCCCCAGTCGAAGCGGCGCCCCTCGTCGTTCCGTTCACCGCCCAAGAGGCCGAGCAGCAACAAGCGGCCTGGGCCAAACGACTCGGAGTTCCGGTCGAAATGGAGAACTCGATCGGCATGAAGTTCCGCGTGATTCCTCCCGGCGAGTTTTTGATGGGGAGCAGCGAGGTAGAAGTGGCGCAGTTATTGGTGGAAGGGGCCGAACTGCCGGAGATGTTCCGCGACATGATTCGCTCCGAAACGCCCCAGCAGAAGCAAGTCTTACCAGCGCCGATTGCCGTCGGCATTCACGAAGTCCGCCGAGGCGATTTTCGCAAGTTTGTCGCAGCGACCGGCTATCAAACCGACGCCGAAACAGATGGCTTTGGCGGCTGGGGCTTGATTGAAGGCAAACCGGTGAGATCGCCGGAGTTTCTCTGGAACAACAACCTCGGATTGGAGACGCAACAGTTAGAGGAACATCCAGTCTTCAACGTCTCCAAGAATGACGCGGTCGCCTTCTGCCGATGGCTTAGCGATAAAGAAGGGGTGACCTATCGCTTGCCAACCGAGGCCGAGTGGGAGTTTGCCTGCCGATCAGGCACTACGACGCGATACAACATGGATGTACGCCGGCTGAATGATTTCTTCGCTTGGGGAAAGGCGAGCTCGCCCGTTGGTTCCAAGCAGCCTAATAACTTCGGACTATTCGATATGCACGGGAACGCACACGAATGGTGCGAAGGAAAAGAACCTGTTTTTCGCGGCGGAAATTTCGGCAGCGATCCGATCGTCTGTCGATCCGCTTCCCGTTGGCCTCAGTCAACGCCCACTTATCGCACCTATTTCGTCGGCTTTCGCATCGTTCGCACCTTCGATCCGCCGAACGCTCCCCAAACGGACTCCACACCGGAACCAGAAGGCTCGCCCTCCGTCGAGAGCAGCGACAAGTAA
- a CDS encoding ARPP-1 family domain-containing protein yields the protein MPLAIPEIRIGEPLRHEALAVFPLFTKENVGVDYILSSRALADESVVVEEVSESGSVPELLVDNQSDQRVLFLEGEELIGAKQNRILNTSILVAAHSKVKIPVSCVEQGRWRYHSRHFGSSGSHAPCKVRYALKKSVSESVKKQRGHRSDQGEVWSQVDGMHFEHGTSSPSGAMSAAFEANEERRAEYQAKIKYVEGATGLAVAIGQQVVAVDLFDKPSTCQEVWNRLLTGFTMDAIAASAGKAAKGEATIDDVDRLYQKAATAAWEKGATVGEGEEYRAEFEEDQGSALTLSDNLIHGSVLAAV from the coding sequence GTGCCCCTAGCAATCCCTGAAATTCGAATTGGCGAGCCTCTCCGTCACGAGGCCCTCGCGGTCTTCCCTCTGTTTACCAAGGAGAATGTCGGCGTCGATTACATCTTGTCGAGTCGAGCCCTCGCCGATGAATCGGTCGTGGTCGAAGAAGTGAGCGAGTCAGGCTCCGTCCCTGAACTGCTGGTCGACAACCAAAGCGATCAGCGGGTTCTCTTCCTGGAAGGCGAAGAACTGATCGGCGCCAAGCAGAACCGGATCTTGAACACGTCGATCCTGGTCGCCGCGCATTCCAAAGTGAAGATCCCGGTCTCCTGCGTCGAGCAAGGACGTTGGCGTTATCACTCGCGTCACTTCGGCAGCAGCGGCTCGCACGCTCCGTGCAAGGTCCGCTACGCGCTGAAGAAGTCAGTCTCGGAGTCGGTGAAGAAGCAGCGCGGTCATCGTTCTGACCAGGGCGAAGTCTGGAGTCAGGTCGACGGCATGCACTTCGAACACGGCACCTCCTCCCCGTCCGGCGCCATGTCCGCCGCGTTTGAAGCGAACGAAGAGCGCCGCGCCGAGTACCAGGCCAAAATCAAATATGTCGAAGGCGCCACCGGCCTGGCCGTCGCCATCGGCCAGCAAGTGGTCGCCGTCGACCTGTTCGACAAACCGTCGACTTGCCAGGAAGTCTGGAACCGCCTTTTGACCGGCTTCACGATGGACGCGATCGCCGCCTCGGCCGGCAAAGCGGCGAAAGGGGAAGCGACGATCGACGACGTCGACCGCCTTTACCAGAAAGCCGCGACTGCCGCCTGGGAAAAAGGCGCGACCGTCGGCGAAGGAGAAGAATACCGGGCCGAATTCGAAGAAGATCAAGGCTCGGCCCTGACCCTGTCCGACAATCTGATCCACGGCAGCGTCTTGGCGGCTGTGTAA
- a CDS encoding YifB family Mg chelatase-like AAA ATPase — protein sequence MLAKLRTFSLLGIDAVPVDIEVDISPTSMPKTVMVGLPEAAVRESIHRIERAIVNSGYVRPQDRVVVNMAPADLPKNAASFDLPTSLGILAASGQIRSERFADYAVVGELALDGSMRPIKGALSHAMQAAAMGLKGIVLPAENGAEAAVVEEIEAIPVRSLTEAVGFLSGAIDIEPVPPRIEEYFRQYSSYEVDFADVRGQEMAKRALVIAAAAAHNLLMVGPPGSGKTMLAKRVPSILPDLTPSESVETTRIYSVTGRLPTNQPLLTQRPFRSPHHTISEAGLVGGGNPPSPGEISHSHNGVLFLDELPEFQRRTLEVMRQPLEDGNVTIARATRSTTFPADFMLVAAMNPCPCGYRNDPRRDCHCNVPQVERYIGKISGPLLDRIDIQIEVPAVPFAELSAKTPGISSEEMRAQVMEARKIQARRFIGSKTRYNGQMSSREIRKFCHLTEASVALLKQSVHSLGLSARAHDKVLRTARTIADLDGATNIDIPHISEAINYRMLDRGVG from the coding sequence ATGCTCGCAAAACTTCGGACCTTTTCGCTGCTGGGGATCGACGCTGTTCCGGTCGACATCGAAGTCGACATTTCCCCCACGTCGATGCCCAAGACCGTGATGGTCGGGCTCCCCGAGGCGGCCGTTCGCGAGTCGATCCACCGCATCGAACGAGCGATCGTCAACTCCGGCTACGTGCGTCCGCAGGATCGCGTGGTGGTGAACATGGCCCCGGCCGACCTGCCGAAGAACGCCGCGTCGTTTGACTTGCCGACCTCGCTCGGCATCTTGGCGGCGAGCGGGCAGATTCGCTCCGAGCGTTTCGCCGACTACGCCGTGGTGGGCGAGCTCGCTCTCGACGGATCGATGCGGCCAATCAAAGGGGCTCTCTCCCATGCGATGCAAGCTGCCGCGATGGGCTTGAAGGGGATCGTGCTGCCGGCCGAGAACGGGGCCGAAGCGGCGGTCGTCGAAGAGATCGAAGCGATCCCGGTCCGCTCGCTGACCGAAGCGGTCGGCTTTCTCTCCGGCGCAATCGACATCGAGCCGGTGCCGCCGCGGATCGAAGAATACTTCCGCCAGTATAGCAGCTACGAAGTCGACTTCGCCGACGTCCGCGGCCAGGAAATGGCGAAGCGAGCGCTGGTGATCGCCGCCGCTGCCGCCCATAACCTGCTGATGGTTGGCCCGCCTGGTTCCGGCAAGACGATGCTCGCGAAACGCGTTCCGTCGATCTTGCCTGATCTGACTCCCAGCGAATCGGTCGAAACGACCCGCATCTACAGCGTCACCGGGCGACTACCGACCAATCAACCGCTGCTGACGCAGCGTCCCTTCCGTTCGCCGCATCACACGATCAGCGAAGCCGGTTTAGTCGGCGGCGGCAATCCACCATCGCCGGGCGAGATTTCCCACTCACACAACGGAGTTCTTTTCTTAGATGAGCTCCCTGAGTTCCAGCGCCGCACTCTCGAAGTGATGCGGCAGCCGCTGGAAGATGGCAATGTGACGATCGCCCGAGCAACGCGCAGCACCACCTTCCCGGCCGACTTCATGCTGGTCGCCGCGATGAATCCTTGCCCGTGCGGCTATCGCAACGATCCCCGCCGCGATTGCCACTGCAACGTCCCGCAAGTGGAAAGGTACATTGGAAAGATCTCAGGTCCGCTGCTCGATCGCATCGACATCCAAATCGAAGTCCCCGCCGTCCCGTTCGCCGAACTCTCGGCGAAAACGCCCGGCATCTCAAGCGAAGAAATGCGGGCTCAGGTCATGGAAGCGAGAAAAATCCAAGCCCGCCGCTTCATCGGCAGCAAGACCCGCTACAACGGTCAGATGTCATCGCGCGAAATCCGCAAGTTCTGCCATCTGACCGAGGCGAGCGTCGCGCTACTCAAACAAAGCGTCCACAGCCTTGGACTTTCCGCGCGTGCTCACGACAAAGTCTTGCGAACTGCCCGGACGATCGCCGATCTGGATGGGGCGACGAATATTGATATTCCGCATATTAGCGAAGCGATCAACTATCGGATGTTGGATCGGGGAGTTGGGTAA
- a CDS encoding pectate lyase: MNRILLLLVVIGIWFPSADVSAKEPDVAAAKAALRKACEFFFEEVGVGGGFVWQYSGDLALSEGEAKTAGTTTIWVQPPGTPTIGEAFLDAYAATGDKFYLDAANKAGQILATGQMRTGGWYYSIETNPEKQGAFAYRHIKPAKKQLTRTTVDDNTTQGALHFLIRLDEANKQNLPAIHNAATFGLDALIAAQRPNGGWPQNWTEYPTPVSKETFPVIKASYPNEWSRKWLNDWTGKYFLNDDVTADLIDLFLLAHTVYGDKKYLAAAEKGGDFLIMAQMPDPQPAWAQQYNEHMQPVWDRKFEPPAISGGESQQVITTLMQLYRETGEEKYLEPIPAALAYLKKSQSPDGKLARFYELKTNRPLYFTKDYQLTYDAGDVPTHYSFTIESKLDSLSKEYERYSTKTLDQLKAGEAKKQASYSEAEVAAAIASMDDRGAWVEKGTTKNFPKIKNASGVIRSQTFADNVRQLSNYIAAQAKE, encoded by the coding sequence ATGAACAGAATCTTGCTGCTGTTGGTTGTCATTGGTATCTGGTTTCCTTCTGCTGACGTTTCTGCCAAAGAGCCCGACGTCGCAGCCGCGAAGGCCGCACTCCGTAAAGCTTGCGAGTTCTTTTTTGAAGAGGTCGGCGTCGGCGGCGGTTTCGTTTGGCAATACAGCGGCGACTTGGCGCTGAGCGAAGGAGAAGCGAAGACCGCCGGCACGACGACCATTTGGGTGCAGCCGCCGGGGACGCCGACGATCGGCGAAGCGTTTCTCGACGCCTACGCGGCGACCGGCGACAAGTTCTATCTCGACGCCGCCAACAAAGCGGGGCAGATTCTCGCGACCGGTCAGATGCGAACTGGCGGCTGGTATTACTCGATCGAAACGAATCCGGAGAAGCAAGGGGCGTTCGCCTATCGCCATATCAAGCCGGCGAAGAAGCAACTGACGCGAACGACCGTCGACGACAACACGACGCAAGGTGCGCTCCACTTCTTGATTCGTTTGGACGAAGCGAACAAGCAGAACCTGCCGGCGATTCACAACGCGGCGACGTTCGGGCTCGATGCGTTGATCGCGGCGCAGCGCCCCAACGGCGGTTGGCCTCAAAACTGGACCGAATACCCGACGCCGGTCTCGAAGGAAACCTTTCCGGTCATCAAAGCGAGCTATCCGAACGAATGGTCGCGCAAATGGCTGAACGATTGGACCGGCAAGTATTTTTTGAACGACGACGTCACCGCCGACTTGATCGACTTGTTCCTGTTGGCTCACACGGTCTACGGCGACAAGAAGTATCTCGCCGCGGCGGAGAAGGGGGGCGACTTCCTGATCATGGCCCAAATGCCTGATCCGCAGCCGGCCTGGGCGCAGCAATACAACGAGCACATGCAGCCGGTCTGGGATCGCAAGTTTGAACCGCCGGCGATCAGCGGCGGCGAATCGCAGCAAGTGATTACGACGCTGATGCAGCTTTACCGCGAAACGGGGGAAGAGAAGTACCTGGAGCCGATTCCAGCGGCGCTCGCTTATCTGAAGAAATCGCAATCGCCCGACGGAAAATTGGCCAGGTTTTACGAATTGAAAACAAATCGTCCGCTCTACTTCACGAAAGACTATCAGTTGACCTACGACGCCGGCGACGTGCCGACGCACTACAGTTTCACGATTGAGTCGAAGCTCGACTCGCTGTCGAAGGAATACGAGCGATATAGCACGAAGACGCTCGACCAGCTAAAAGCGGGCGAAGCGAAAAAACAGGCCAGCTATTCCGAAGCGGAAGTCGCCGCGGCGATTGCCAGCATGGATGATCGGGGCGCGTGGGTCGAAAAAGGTACGACGAAAAACTTTCCCAAAATCAAAAACGCCTCGGGCGTAATTCGAAGTCAAACGTTCGCCGACAACGTACGTCAGCTGTCGAACTACATCGCAGCCCAGGCCAAGGAGTGA
- a CDS encoding DUF1572 family protein translates to MTELAQAMYDGAIAAFRTHKGLADKAIVQLADEQLRVALSPDVNSIAQIMKHVAGNLRSRWTDFLTTDGEKPWRNRDEEFVDTLATREALIAEWESGWERLFETLTALTPEDAGKMVTIRGESISVPAAIDRSLAHCGYHVGQIVLIARVLAGDDWSTITIERGGSEAYNKRVWGKGH, encoded by the coding sequence ATGACTGAGTTGGCGCAAGCGATGTATGACGGGGCGATCGCCGCGTTTCGAACGCACAAGGGATTGGCCGACAAGGCGATCGTTCAGCTGGCGGACGAACAGCTGCGGGTGGCGCTGAGCCCGGACGTCAACAGCATCGCGCAGATCATGAAGCATGTTGCCGGCAACTTGCGTTCGCGGTGGACTGATTTTCTGACGACCGATGGGGAAAAGCCGTGGCGCAATCGTGACGAAGAATTCGTCGATACGCTCGCGACGCGCGAAGCGTTGATCGCCGAATGGGAATCGGGTTGGGAGCGGCTGTTTGAAACGCTGACGGCGCTGACGCCGGAAGATGCGGGGAAGATGGTGACGATCCGCGGCGAGTCAATCAGCGTCCCTGCGGCGATTGATCGCTCGCTGGCTCATTGCGGCTACCATGTCGGGCAAATTGTGCTGATCGCCCGGGTGTTGGCGGGAGACGATTGGTCGACGATCACCATCGAACGAGGCGGTTCGGAAGCGTATAACAAGCGGGTCTGGGGGAAGGGGCATTAG
- a CDS encoding M48 family metalloprotease, protein MIQFRCNGCQSAFNVSADKQGKKAKCPKCGEITQIPPADASVSATASSAAPNVVAPIVMPAGPGALNRNADSLGLAAAAATAEKPVPEAPPKRKRNDQERRDEVMGAFKGEFERPEVKPTYVASAAIVSVVMVALPMVYLAIIGTLACGVGLYVGLSAIAWYESADSWNHPNHDYFVTIVRGILFVIPPVIVCTAIFFLIKPLFARPAYIHRTRSLTEKSDPLLFEFVYKICELVGAPYPTRIDVDDQMNASARFRSGLWSVIRGNDLVLTIGVPLAAGLTTRQFAGVLAHEFGHFSQGAGMRLTYIVRSISHWFARVSYERDEYDAWLWHIARTSDFRIGILVFLFMFFIWIVRTILWILMHVGNVASSFLLRQMEYDADQYEIRLAGSAAFQQTSHRMRMVNAAYGLTVDLLSAVFQQGAMVDDITAFLKVQLQHMPEEVKQEVRTSMEKERTGFFDTHPCDRDRIAAAIEARAPGVFHYEGLAVNLFDDFEQLSKNVTWDRYCQLTGNRVPPESLIPYRQLIEQYKLDIFGKHAKENMSKDELIAMQRELGHPVKIPFDD, encoded by the coding sequence ATGATTCAGTTTCGCTGCAACGGTTGTCAGTCGGCGTTTAACGTCTCGGCTGACAAGCAGGGAAAAAAGGCGAAGTGCCCCAAGTGCGGCGAGATCACGCAGATCCCGCCGGCTGACGCCTCTGTTTCGGCGACCGCCTCTTCGGCCGCCCCCAATGTCGTTGCGCCAATCGTGATGCCGGCTGGCCCTGGCGCTCTCAATCGCAATGCCGATTCGCTTGGCCTGGCGGCCGCCGCTGCAACCGCCGAAAAACCAGTGCCGGAAGCCCCGCCGAAGCGAAAGCGGAACGACCAGGAGCGTCGCGACGAGGTGATGGGAGCGTTCAAAGGCGAATTTGAACGCCCCGAAGTCAAACCGACGTATGTCGCCAGTGCGGCGATCGTCTCGGTCGTGATGGTCGCGCTGCCGATGGTTTATCTCGCGATCATTGGAACGCTCGCCTGCGGAGTTGGTCTCTATGTGGGCCTTTCCGCAATCGCGTGGTACGAGAGCGCCGACTCATGGAATCATCCCAATCACGACTACTTCGTCACGATTGTTCGAGGCATCCTCTTCGTGATACCGCCGGTGATCGTCTGCACGGCGATCTTTTTTCTGATCAAACCGTTGTTCGCTCGCCCCGCTTATATCCATCGGACTCGTTCGCTGACCGAGAAGAGCGATCCGCTGCTGTTTGAGTTCGTTTATAAGATCTGCGAGTTGGTCGGCGCTCCCTATCCAACCCGGATTGACGTCGACGATCAAATGAACGCGTCGGCCCGCTTTCGCAGCGGCCTCTGGAGCGTCATCCGCGGGAATGACCTGGTCCTGACGATCGGCGTTCCATTAGCGGCCGGGCTCACGACGCGGCAATTCGCCGGCGTATTGGCCCACGAGTTTGGCCACTTCAGCCAAGGCGCCGGGATGCGGCTGACCTATATCGTGCGCTCGATCAGTCATTGGTTCGCGCGGGTCTCGTACGAGCGCGACGAATACGACGCCTGGCTGTGGCATATTGCCCGCACCAGCGATTTTCGGATCGGGATCCTCGTGTTCTTGTTTATGTTTTTCATCTGGATCGTGCGGACGATCCTGTGGATCTTGATGCACGTCGGGAACGTCGCCTCCAGCTTCTTGCTGCGGCAAATGGAATACGACGCCGACCAGTACGAGATTCGCCTGGCCGGCAGCGCGGCGTTCCAGCAAACCTCGCATCGCATGCGAATGGTCAACGCCGCCTATGGGCTGACGGTCGACTTGCTCTCGGCCGTCTTTCAGCAAGGCGCCATGGTCGACGACATCACCGCCTTTTTGAAGGTGCAGTTGCAACATATGCCGGAGGAGGTGAAGCAGGAGGTTCGCACCTCGATGGAGAAAGAGCGGACCGGCTTTTTCGACACCCATCCGTGCGATCGCGATCGCATCGCCGCCGCCATCGAAGCCAGGGCGCCCGGCGTCTTTCATTATGAGGGGCTCGCCGTCAATCTCTTCGACGACTTTGAACAGCTCTCGAAAAACGTCACGTGGGACCGCTACTGCCAACTGACCGGCAATCGCGTCCCGCCGGAGAGTCTGATCCCGTATCGCCAACTGATCGAACAGTACAAGCTCGACATCTTCGGCAAACACGCCAAAGAGAACATGTCGAAGGACGAACTGATTGCCATGCAGCGCGAGCTAGGCCACCCCGTAAAAATCCCGTTCGACGACTAA